From the genome of Uranotaenia lowii strain MFRU-FL chromosome 1, ASM2978415v1, whole genome shotgun sequence, one region includes:
- the LOC129739223 gene encoding aladin-like isoform X3: MVGSARFLSMKLLRTVPALNFAPFQQLLSYPEINIGRELFHHAGIHQREDRRTLMIPVNETLIKRLSRTFFEEGSVEALNVAANTSANPILSSLARYALVLVDFGNRVKYFLKPHLKEQGVDSVGKYTQTREWAKSSIRCIRWHPNCFKIAIAALDDSIRVYSDDPSIVPILKSGLQKSISSIAWRPFTAGELAVGCQNGTLVWNVDPNSLITRPLSQATQLRHGNHFPVTSVEWSPNGCLLATTSINDSDILIWDVDQNKQAPLNRVGPPCGLLKWSPTGSRLCSTTVSYVFRVWQTSKWSSDRWTINSGTVQSIVWSQTGSHILFVTSEECFLYCLSFIEDEVFTSSFVPKSALPIADLSKITIGQTEVGGHPQALAWCPQSQYLAVIFKDTSAIAIFNTVVNRSQLNITPSCFLTGIGVESASCITFQENLGRRANEKMKTVLTIGWSSGRVQYFPFV, translated from the exons ATGGTCGGATCTGCTCGCTTCCTATCAATGAAGTTGTTGCGAACAGTACCAGCACT CAATTTCGCCCCGTTTCAGCAGCTTCTATCATATCCGGAAATAAATATTGGAAGAGAATTGTTTCATCACGCCGGCATCCACCAACGGGAGGATCGTCGTACTCTCATGATTCCCGTTAACGAGACCCTGATAAAACGCCTTTCTCGGACTTTTTTCGAAGAAGGCTCAGTGGAAGCTCTAAATGTAGCTGCCAACACTAGTGCCAATCCAATTCTAAGCTCCTTGGCGCGATATGCTTTAGTTTTGGTGGATTTCGGAAACAGAGTCAAATATTTTCTCAAACCTCATCTGAAGGAACAAGGCGTAGATTCTGTCGGTAAATATACACAAACTCGAGAATGGGCCAAGAGTTCCATAAGGTGTATCCGCTGGCATCCAAACTGTTTCAAGATAGCTATCGCAGCTCTAGACGACAGCATCAGGGTGTATAGCGACGATCCTTCAATTGTGCCTATCCTGAAGAGCGGACTTCAAAAATCCATCAGCTCGATAGCCTGGCGGCCATTTACTGCTGGAGAATTAGCTGTTGGCTGCCAAAATGGAACACTGGTTTGGAACGTGGATCCCAATAGCCTCATCACCAGGCCACTATCTCAGGCTACGCAGCTGAGACATGGTAATCATTTTCCAGTAACGTCAGTGGAATGGAGTCCTAATGGATGTTTATTAGCAACGACAAGCATTAATGACTCTGACATACTCATTTGGGATGTTGATCAAAACAAACAGGCGCCTCTAAACCGCGTAGGACCACCCTGTGGGCTACTTAAATGGTCTCCGACGGGGTCCCGGTTATGTTCCACAACAGTAAGCTACGTATTCCGTGTGTGGCAAACAAGCAAATGGAGCTCGGACCGGTGGACGATCAACTCTGGCACTGTTCAATCGATTGTTTGGTCGCAGACTGGGTCACACATACTTTTCGTTACTTCGGAAGAATGTTTTCTGTATTGTTTGAGTTTTATCGAAGATGAGGTATTCACGTCATCATTTGTACCGAAATCAGCACTACCTATCGCTGACCTGTCGAAGATCACAATAGGCCAAACAGAAGTTGGAGGTCACCCACAAGCCTTAGCATGGTGTCCACAGAGCCAGTACCTAGCTGTTATATTCAAGGATACTTCagcgattgcaatttttaacaCCGTTGTGAATCGTAGTCAGCTTAATATTACACCTTCGTGTTTTCTTACTGGCATCGGCGTAGAGAGTGCGTCTTGCATAACTTTCCAAGAAAATTTAGGACGAAgagcaaatgaaaaaatgaaaactgttCTTACCATAGGTTGGTCTAGCGGAAGGGTTCAATATTTCCCATTCGTTTAA
- the LOC129739219 gene encoding maestro heat-like repeat-containing protein family member 1, giving the protein MDTSSTEKKLSVTVKHDQHLIAIVTNLLDCLVDKDESLRSTTEASLIRIAKKRHDEIIEVFCDYRKKHPKLSETQSAIILRVIEYVVINLLDQITHETASKCVEYSVYEIIRSPDQQSIVQTPCREILVSVGRQRCKEVMDVLTKHVEQHQVVHFMILHSMGSLATANIMDSIPLIKPILGYILPTLSSIKHDFGKQAYAFAIGRFCEAFCEYKEHKRLHQSEETPMITGITYDISDEVGIIYDLFQSQWLSSREPKVSFEVLNALSFMYPLLPVEKINDGILKIIPNTLALYRRSVDRSMVTQYLASIIKTVLTLNSNLLSGVSDNIIATLFDLVCVNPDYEKPQTVKGHYEVLRCFDLMATNYSEKIIEILLIHLRSNNERERIKSLLVLTHLTNSSERVVREKKTEICVLLKSMLTAERTIKMKMVLLKTIVAFMQREFIHEKEFITFLIRGSCRLNKFNTDNGTLDEYQEFVQACNNTLVILSSTIGTIDDILKMELLQSFLWYEYTGVCSTISKCLANLLAKNPEINRTEERRNPFDENEPVEDIRPPNAVSVFVRALALLGNSEEPGRIQNILLFLKSYSSNLYKHLTPLWNEKIGEIILEVTSNTIDQDRYDALVFEFFHDTIKDVDEFKFVECVIAEIFQQLPMYQTPSAPNSSQQEYKIPLLDREKRMLIKVLGMCLCHSLDENLIANKIDLIIGLAKAEKADKNTSPEEFERLVQDHAQALGYVSMEHVDKLMKKLLALVIDDGTVKKSGSFFSNLNFIKDTQKEMDNFKIKVLVLQSLNHVVRKAPHEKVVRLFDESVINYLTAQFDNKEVFIKKLILNVFLCLADILLNNPNALPEDHMNNFKNKNDLLKICMNITGDSHNEYLPLFPLILKLSTSLIKLNGQDETVDVNCLLNIASFYFFTTAQNLKSKFDSIDEDTRNSYLAKYLNLSLPELNQFIKTILEQQNGSPACLDDINSILEIWMKDRNKEVRICAGHVYNNTLEVYMRSMKIGFEAPSKFNQTGSLLGKIIPRCIDSNATVRQTGIEILKKILEIACIYETLTIADNRVDWVKELDGIRDEIVTDDSKDIYRIAAKLANIIAQRLSSYQYVQFSKCLLYSLNDPEQSSAIGASVVLKHFMQIKGAEMFHAIPELVKECLYAIKICEVSKAQSAVLKSLLALTKHHPKLVCNEILSQSLPFEENVLEFWRTITLDPELAGIIIDNFIGTVTTSCLYEQQHQDKPRDEAQKAVTLLPFSIICVFNELFKSQDIKSELKSRFTEIFCMLLSTLATYINLLPPCIHVIPQEGSNVTIPKSARLSKTSSTKDARMNPCQIALETYQSFLDTLGMQQISNVLSICPNLGSSTDLNSFIEILTPLSVATASEVGINSTTMKQIVTTLSKYVSSPYDTQRVASTGFYSHLVPLKPCGEISSVIMLHLNSSLNDPNPLVRGLSIRGMAYLCSLTEHDIEKYSEMCLTALLKGIDDYNKNCFINIPLESMRGLSKILQKLPPNKFEMFQISLAIRIKPFFENVSNELRESAILLFGDLCHQKMNQTPREQQDGRETNGDEELVSESLIEQLKSNLCSLLLHLCEENSLIARACKITLKNVCALLGTIKMNELAQNHLLEHGQLQYGTFVKDFIKLIGEELSESINDFIDACIPFLRSQWPEIRGNAAILIGLLHAHNRTRQQMDAAGHKIAQLLKDEDTSVRAKASEALGYIYGDY; this is encoded by the exons ATGGATACATCCAGTACCGAAAAGAAGCTAAGCGTAACCGTAAAGCATGATCAGCATTTGATCG CAATTGTAACTAATTTACTGGACTGCCTTGTGGACAAGGATGAATCGCTGCGTAGCACCACCGAAGCATCATTGATAAGAATTGCCAAAAAACGGCATGACGAAATTATAGAAGTGTTTTGTGACTACCGTAAGAAGCACCCAAAGCTAAGTGAAACCCAATCTGCGATTATTCTGAG GGTGATCGAGTACGTCGTTATTAATCTGCTAGATCAGATTACACACGAAACGGCTTCGAAATGCGTCGAGTACAGTGTGTACGAGATAATCCGCTCGCCGGACCAGCAATCAATAGTGCAAACGCCGTGTCGCGAGATTCTAGTTTCGGTCGGAAGACAACGCTGCAAAGAAGTCATGGACGTACTtacaaaacatgttgaacagCATCAGGTAGTACATTTTATGATATTACACTCGATGGGATCACTCGCTACGGCCAACATAATGGATTCAATTCCGCTGATAAAGCCAATCTTGGGTTATATTCTTCCCACGTTGTCGTCGATCAAGCATGACTTCGGTAAACAGGCATACGCTTTTGCGATCGGACGCTTTTGTGAAGCTTTCTGTGAATACAAGGAACACAAACGATTACATCAGAGCGAAGAGACTCCAATGATAACTGGAATAACGTATGACATTTCTGATGAAGTTGGAATAATCTATGATTTGTTCCAGTCGCAGTGGCTTTCATCACGTGAACCCAAGGTATCATTTGAAGTGCTTAATGCTTTATCGTTCATGTATCCATTGTTGCCAGTGGAAAAAATCAACGACGgtatattgaaaattattccCAACACATTAGCTTTGTATCGTCGAAGTGTGGACCGAAGTATGGTCACACAATATCTGGCCTCGATCATTAAAACCGTACTCACTTTGAACTCGAACCTTCTCTCAGGGGTATCAGACAACATTATTGCAACCTTATTCGATTTGGTTTGTGTGAATCCAGATTATGAAAAACCCCAAACAGTTAAGGGTCATTATGAAGTGTTACGTTGCTTCGATCTAATGGCCACCAACTATagtgaaaaaattattgaaattcttttgaTTCACTTACGCAGTAACAATGAACGTGAAAGGATCAAATCACTGTTGGTCCTTACCCATCTTACAAATTCATCAGAACGTGTCGTAAGAGAGAAGAAGACAGAAATTTGTGTTCTTTTAAAATCCATGCTTACAGCAGAGCGcactataaaaatgaaaatggtacTTCTCAAAACGATCGTAGCGTTCATGCAGCGCGAATTTATCCATGAAAAAGAGTTTATCACATTTCTTATCAGAGGGAGTTGCCGGTTGAATAAATTCAATACCGATAATGGTACTTTAGATGAATACCAGGAATTTGTGCAGGCATGCAATAATACACTCGTCATTCTCTCGTCAACAATTGGAACCATTgacgatattttgaaaatggaaCTGTTGCAAAGTTTCCTATG GTATGAATATACTGGCGTGTGCAGTACTATTAGCAAATGTCTGGCTAATCTACTTGCGAAAAACCCCGAAATCAATCGCACCGAAGAGCGACGCAATCCATTCGATGAAAATGAACCCGTTGAGGATATACGACCGCCGAACGCTGTATCCGTGTTCGTACGTGCCTTAGCATTGTTGGGAAATTCCGAGGAACCAGGACGCATCCAGAATATATTACTATTTTTGAAGAGCTATTCGTCGAACCTATATAAACACCTAACGCCACTGTGGAACGAAAAAATCGGGGAAATAATTCTCGAAGTAACCAGCAACACCATTGATCAGGATCGATATGATGCATTAGTGTTTGAGTTTTTCCACGATACAATCAAAGATGTGGATGAGTTTAAATTTGTCGAATGTGTTATAGctgagatatttcaacaatTACCTATGTATCAAACACCGTCTGCTCCGAATTCATCCCAACAAGAATATAAGATTCCCTTGTTAGATAGGGAAAAACGTATGTTGATCAAAGTGTTAGGCATGTGCCTTTGTCATTCCTTGGACGAAAATTTAATCGCCAACAAAATCGATCTGATTATTGGATTGGCTAAGGCAGAAAAAGCCGATAAAAATACTTCCCCAGAAGAGTTTGAAAGATTAGTACAAGATCATGCGCAAGCGCTTGGCTATGTTTCAATGGAACACGTggataaattgatgaaaaagttACTGGCCCTGGTTATAGACGAtggaacagtaaaaaaatcaggaagcttcttctcaaatttaaattttataaaagacACTCAAAAGGAAatggacaattttaaaataaaagtgttggTGTTACAATCGCTAAATCATGTTGTTAGAAAAGCTCCTCATGAAAAAGTAGTGCGGCTATTTGACGAAAGTGTTATTAACTATCTAACGGCACAGTTCGACAACAAggaagtttttataaaaaaattgattctcaATGTGTTTCTGTGTTTGGCCGACATTCTTTTAAATAATCCAAATGCATTACCAGAAGATCatatgaataattttaaaaacaaaaacgaccTACTTAAGATCTGTATGAACATAACAGGAGACTCTCATAATGAGTACTTGCCGTTGTTCCCTCTTATACTGAAACTGTCGACCTCACTGATTAAACTGAACGGACAAGATGAAACTGTAGATGTGAATTGTTTGCTTAACATTGCTTCcttctatttttttacaacGGCTCAGAATTTGAAGAGCAAGTTTGATTCAATCGACGAAGACACTCGGAACAGCTACTTGGCAAAGTATCTGAATCTTTCGTTGCCCGAGCTTAATCAGTTCATCAAAACGATTCTGGAACAGCAAAATGGATCACCCGCATGTCTAGATGACATCAACTCCATACTGGAGATTTGGATGAAGGATCGTAATAAAGAGGTTCGCATCTGTGCTGGACACGTCTACAACAATACGCTTGAAGTTTACATGCGATCAATGAAAATTGGATTCGAAGCCCCTTCAAAGTTCAACCAAACCGGTAGCTTGCTCGGTAAAATTATTCCACGTTGTATCGATTCTAATGCTACTGTACGGCAAACGGGAATTGAGATATTGAAAAAGATTCTAGAAATCGCTTGTATCTATGAGACCCTAACTATAGCTGATAATCGAGTCGATTGGGTTAAAGAACTGGATGGAATACGAGATGAGATAGTTACGGATGATTCAAAAGATATCTATCGAATTGCCGCTAAATTGGCGAACATAATAGCGCAACGACTCTCTAGCTATCAATATGTACAGTTTAGTAAATGTTTACTGTACAGCCTGAATGATCCCGAACAAAGTTCAGCTATTGGAGCTTCTGTggtgttgaaacatttcatgcaaATCAAAGGAGCGGAAATGTTTCATGCGATACCGGAACTAGTGAAAGAGTGTCTCtat GCTATCAAAATATGTGAGGTATCGAAAGCTCAATCTGCAGTACTGAAATCGCTGCTTGCCTTAACAAAACACCATCCAAAACTTGTGTGCAATGAAATACTGAGCCAAAGTTTGCCATTCGAAGA AAatgttttggaattttggcGTACAATCACATTGGATCCAGAATTGGCAGGAAtaattattgacaattttataGGCACCGTCACCACATCATGCTTATATGAACAACAACATCAAGATAAACCACGAGACGAAGCTCAAAAAGCGGTTACGCTCTTGCCATTTTCCATTATTTGCGTTTTCAATGAACTATTCAAAAGTCAAGATATTAAATCAGAACTGAAGTCTCGGTTTACTGAAATATTTTGCATGCTTCTGTCAACGTTAGCTACTTATATAAATTTGCTTCCACCGTGCATTCATGTTATACCACAGGAAGGTTCGAACGTGACCATACCAAAAAGTGCTCGACTAAGCAAAACATCGTCTACAAAAGACGCCAGAATGAATCCGTGTCAAATAGCACTGGAGACCTATCAAAGTTTTCTAGATACATTGGGCATGCAGCAGATATCTAATGTGCTGAGTATTTGTCCCAATTTAGGTTCCAGCACTGATTTAaacagttttattgaaattttgacaccATTAAGTGTAGCCACCGCCAGTGAAGTTGGCATTAACTCTACAACCATGAAACAGATAGTTACGACATTAAGCAAATACGTTAGCAGCCCTTACGACACACAACGCGTTGCTTCCACTGGATTCTATTCTCATCTTGTTCCTTTGAAACCATGTGGCGAAATTAGTTCTGTAATTATGCTGCATCTCAATTCCTCGCTTAATGATCCAAATCCGCTAGTTCGAGGACTCAGTATTAGAG GAATGGCATATCTGTGCAGTTTGACTGAGCACGACATCGAGAAGTATTCGGAAATGTGCCTAACAGCTCTGCTGAAGGGAATCGACGACTATAATAAAAACTGTTTCATCAATATTCCGCTGGAAAGTATGCGAGGTTTGTCTAAAATTCTCCAAAAATTACCACCGaacaagtttgaaatgtttcaaatatcGTTGGCAATCCGGATAAaaccatttttcgaaaatgtttcaaaCGAATTACGTGAATCTGCTATCTTGCTTTTTGGAGATCTTTGTCatcaaaaaatgaatcaaacgcCACGGGAACAACAAGATGGACGAGAAACGAACGGTGACGAGGAGCTGGTCTCCGAATCACTTATCGAGCAGCTCAAGTCCAATTTGTGCTCGCTGTTGCTTCACTTATGCGAAGAAAATAGTCTTATAGCGAGG GCTTGCAAGATTACGTTGAAGAACGTATGTGCCCTTCTTGGGACAATCAAAATGAATGAACTTGCCCAAAACCATCTATTAGAACATGGACAGCTTCAATACGGAACTTTTGTCAAGGATTTTATCAAACTAATA gGCGAAGAGCTGTCAGAGtcaataaacgattttatcGATGCATGTATCCCGTTCCTAAGAAGTCAATGGCCAGAAATTCGAGGCAATGCTGCAATATTGATAG GTTTATTGCACGCACATAATAGAACTAGGCAGCAAATGGACGCTGCTGGGCACAAAATAGCGCAGCTCCTTAAAGATGAAGACACTAGCGTGAGAGCCAAAGCTTCCGAAGCACTAGGTTATATCTATGGTGattattga
- the LOC129739223 gene encoding aladin-like isoform X1: MAALDSFPDLPQNGEISICERDGRICSLPINEVVANSTSTQLLSYPEINIGRELFHHAGIHQREDRRTLMIPVNETLIKRLSRTFFEEGSVEALNVAANTSANPILSSLARYALVLVDFGNRVKYFLKPHLKEQGVDSVGKYTQTREWAKSSIRCIRWHPNCFKIAIAALDDSIRVYSDDPSIVPILKSGLQKSISSIAWRPFTAGELAVGCQNGTLVWNVDPNSLITRPLSQATQLRHGNHFPVTSVEWSPNGCLLATTSINDSDILIWDVDQNKQAPLNRVGPPCGLLKWSPTGSRLCSTTVSYVFRVWQTSKWSSDRWTINSGTVQSIVWSQTGSHILFVTSEECFLYCLSFIEDEVFTSSFVPKSALPIADLSKITIGQTEVGGHPQALAWCPQSQYLAVIFKDTSAIAIFNTVVNRSQLNITPSCFLTGIGVESASCITFQENLGRRANEKMKTVLTIGWSSGRVQYFPFV, encoded by the exons ATGGCGGCGTTGGATTCATTCCCAGATCTTCCGCAAAACGGAGAGATTTCCATTTGCGAACGGGATGGTCGGATCTGCTCGCTTCCTATCAATGAAGTTGTTGCGAACAGTACCAGCACT CAGCTTCTATCATATCCGGAAATAAATATTGGAAGAGAATTGTTTCATCACGCCGGCATCCACCAACGGGAGGATCGTCGTACTCTCATGATTCCCGTTAACGAGACCCTGATAAAACGCCTTTCTCGGACTTTTTTCGAAGAAGGCTCAGTGGAAGCTCTAAATGTAGCTGCCAACACTAGTGCCAATCCAATTCTAAGCTCCTTGGCGCGATATGCTTTAGTTTTGGTGGATTTCGGAAACAGAGTCAAATATTTTCTCAAACCTCATCTGAAGGAACAAGGCGTAGATTCTGTCGGTAAATATACACAAACTCGAGAATGGGCCAAGAGTTCCATAAGGTGTATCCGCTGGCATCCAAACTGTTTCAAGATAGCTATCGCAGCTCTAGACGACAGCATCAGGGTGTATAGCGACGATCCTTCAATTGTGCCTATCCTGAAGAGCGGACTTCAAAAATCCATCAGCTCGATAGCCTGGCGGCCATTTACTGCTGGAGAATTAGCTGTTGGCTGCCAAAATGGAACACTGGTTTGGAACGTGGATCCCAATAGCCTCATCACCAGGCCACTATCTCAGGCTACGCAGCTGAGACATGGTAATCATTTTCCAGTAACGTCAGTGGAATGGAGTCCTAATGGATGTTTATTAGCAACGACAAGCATTAATGACTCTGACATACTCATTTGGGATGTTGATCAAAACAAACAGGCGCCTCTAAACCGCGTAGGACCACCCTGTGGGCTACTTAAATGGTCTCCGACGGGGTCCCGGTTATGTTCCACAACAGTAAGCTACGTATTCCGTGTGTGGCAAACAAGCAAATGGAGCTCGGACCGGTGGACGATCAACTCTGGCACTGTTCAATCGATTGTTTGGTCGCAGACTGGGTCACACATACTTTTCGTTACTTCGGAAGAATGTTTTCTGTATTGTTTGAGTTTTATCGAAGATGAGGTATTCACGTCATCATTTGTACCGAAATCAGCACTACCTATCGCTGACCTGTCGAAGATCACAATAGGCCAAACAGAAGTTGGAGGTCACCCACAAGCCTTAGCATGGTGTCCACAGAGCCAGTACCTAGCTGTTATATTCAAGGATACTTCagcgattgcaatttttaacaCCGTTGTGAATCGTAGTCAGCTTAATATTACACCTTCGTGTTTTCTTACTGGCATCGGCGTAGAGAGTGCGTCTTGCATAACTTTCCAAGAAAATTTAGGACGAAgagcaaatgaaaaaatgaaaactgttCTTACCATAGGTTGGTCTAGCGGAAGGGTTCAATATTTCCCATTCGTTTAA
- the LOC129739223 gene encoding aladin-like isoform X2 has protein sequence MAALDSFPDLPQNGEISICERDGRICSLPINEVVANSTSTLLSYPEINIGRELFHHAGIHQREDRRTLMIPVNETLIKRLSRTFFEEGSVEALNVAANTSANPILSSLARYALVLVDFGNRVKYFLKPHLKEQGVDSVGKYTQTREWAKSSIRCIRWHPNCFKIAIAALDDSIRVYSDDPSIVPILKSGLQKSISSIAWRPFTAGELAVGCQNGTLVWNVDPNSLITRPLSQATQLRHGNHFPVTSVEWSPNGCLLATTSINDSDILIWDVDQNKQAPLNRVGPPCGLLKWSPTGSRLCSTTVSYVFRVWQTSKWSSDRWTINSGTVQSIVWSQTGSHILFVTSEECFLYCLSFIEDEVFTSSFVPKSALPIADLSKITIGQTEVGGHPQALAWCPQSQYLAVIFKDTSAIAIFNTVVNRSQLNITPSCFLTGIGVESASCITFQENLGRRANEKMKTVLTIGWSSGRVQYFPFV, from the exons ATGGCGGCGTTGGATTCATTCCCAGATCTTCCGCAAAACGGAGAGATTTCCATTTGCGAACGGGATGGTCGGATCTGCTCGCTTCCTATCAATGAAGTTGTTGCGAACAGTACCAGCACT CTTCTATCATATCCGGAAATAAATATTGGAAGAGAATTGTTTCATCACGCCGGCATCCACCAACGGGAGGATCGTCGTACTCTCATGATTCCCGTTAACGAGACCCTGATAAAACGCCTTTCTCGGACTTTTTTCGAAGAAGGCTCAGTGGAAGCTCTAAATGTAGCTGCCAACACTAGTGCCAATCCAATTCTAAGCTCCTTGGCGCGATATGCTTTAGTTTTGGTGGATTTCGGAAACAGAGTCAAATATTTTCTCAAACCTCATCTGAAGGAACAAGGCGTAGATTCTGTCGGTAAATATACACAAACTCGAGAATGGGCCAAGAGTTCCATAAGGTGTATCCGCTGGCATCCAAACTGTTTCAAGATAGCTATCGCAGCTCTAGACGACAGCATCAGGGTGTATAGCGACGATCCTTCAATTGTGCCTATCCTGAAGAGCGGACTTCAAAAATCCATCAGCTCGATAGCCTGGCGGCCATTTACTGCTGGAGAATTAGCTGTTGGCTGCCAAAATGGAACACTGGTTTGGAACGTGGATCCCAATAGCCTCATCACCAGGCCACTATCTCAGGCTACGCAGCTGAGACATGGTAATCATTTTCCAGTAACGTCAGTGGAATGGAGTCCTAATGGATGTTTATTAGCAACGACAAGCATTAATGACTCTGACATACTCATTTGGGATGTTGATCAAAACAAACAGGCGCCTCTAAACCGCGTAGGACCACCCTGTGGGCTACTTAAATGGTCTCCGACGGGGTCCCGGTTATGTTCCACAACAGTAAGCTACGTATTCCGTGTGTGGCAAACAAGCAAATGGAGCTCGGACCGGTGGACGATCAACTCTGGCACTGTTCAATCGATTGTTTGGTCGCAGACTGGGTCACACATACTTTTCGTTACTTCGGAAGAATGTTTTCTGTATTGTTTGAGTTTTATCGAAGATGAGGTATTCACGTCATCATTTGTACCGAAATCAGCACTACCTATCGCTGACCTGTCGAAGATCACAATAGGCCAAACAGAAGTTGGAGGTCACCCACAAGCCTTAGCATGGTGTCCACAGAGCCAGTACCTAGCTGTTATATTCAAGGATACTTCagcgattgcaatttttaacaCCGTTGTGAATCGTAGTCAGCTTAATATTACACCTTCGTGTTTTCTTACTGGCATCGGCGTAGAGAGTGCGTCTTGCATAACTTTCCAAGAAAATTTAGGACGAAgagcaaatgaaaaaatgaaaactgttCTTACCATAGGTTGGTCTAGCGGAAGGGTTCAATATTTCCCATTCGTTTAA